DNA from Candidatus Eisenbacteria bacterium:
GATGCATGGGGATCCGGATCAATATCTTGCCTCCCGATTTGCCTGTAAAGAGGCGGCGATGAAAGCCCTCGGCACAGGCTGGGGCAGGGGAATCCGCTGGGTTGATCTTGAGATCGTTAACCTTGAATCCGGAAAGCCGGTTTTGAAGTTTCATGGGGCCGCGGGGGAATTGGTGGCTGAACTGGGCGGCAAGGCTCATGTGAGTCTCAGTCATCTGCGAGGTCACGCGGTCGCTATCGTGATTTTGGAGGAACAGAATGTATAATGTATCTGATATAAAACAACCGCTGTCCCGGAAGCGGCTTCCCATCGTTTCGATGATAGCTGTGATGAGCTTTATGGCGCTCATGAGCTGGTCTTCGCCCGGACTCGCCTCGCCTGATCGGCTTAAAGGACAAACGATCCTCGTTTTCGGGCGGGATTCGGTGGATACCCGGGTCAATGCTTTGCGGGACAAGCTTTGGAGTCGCGAGGAGCTGTCGCGCGGCCTCGCGGAACTCTTCTTCTGGGAGATCGATTACCAGGATGGCCCGATCCTCGAGTGGGCCGAGAAGAATAAAAATACAGCGGATTGGATCGTTATGACGGATGACCTCTCCGATACGATTTCGACTCAGCTTTATCCCTTGTTAAAGAGCTATACCGAAATCCACCCGGATGAGCTTCTTACCGAAGGGCGCCAGCAATTCGAGCTGGCCAATATCACCTTGAACCCTCCGCCCACCAGAATGTTGGGATTTCACGTCACCCGCTTGGGCCGGTTTCTTTATGCAAAGAGCGACTCCTTGATCATGAAAGCCGGCGTCCAGGATCGCGAAGGTGTCTATGACGGTTATATCCGATTTATCTGGGATTGGGTGCAGCAGTTTCATCAATGCCACGAAGGGATTATTCAAAAACATACGTCA
Protein-coding regions in this window:
- the acpS gene encoding holo-ACP synthase, which produces MIIGLGIDMIEVDRVRRLRERHGERFLDRILGPLEKEGMHGDPDQYLASRFACKEAAMKALGTGWGRGIRWVDLEIVNLESGKPVLKFHGAAGELVAELGGKAHVSLSHLRGHAVAIVILEEQNV